In Candidatus Eremiobacterota bacterium, a single window of DNA contains:
- the fliP gene encoding flagellar type III secretion system pore protein FliP (The bacterial flagellar biogenesis protein FliP forms a type III secretion system (T3SS)-type pore required for flagellar assembly.) — MAGNRTTRSRLLLGISLCLMAGFLMVKAQEAQGAPMPEIKLPDITIGSAKTTDPDSMILPFQMLLLMTLLSLAPYILVMTTSFIRVTMVLSFLRTAMGTQQVPPTQVLMGLALFITFYIMAPVGQEINEKAVKPFSKKEISWNEFIDKASTPLKKFMLRNCRDKDLVLFVKMARIKKLKNKEATPLWVLIPAFVLSEIKTSFEIGFLIYLPFLVVDMVVSCILMAMGMFMLSPMSISMPFKLLLFVLIDGWDLVVEGLLRSFK, encoded by the coding sequence ATGGCTGGTAACAGAACCACAAGGAGCAGGCTTCTCCTTGGAATCTCCCTGTGCCTCATGGCCGGCTTTCTCATGGTGAAAGCCCAGGAGGCTCAAGGAGCCCCCATGCCCGAGATAAAGCTCCCCGACATCACCATCGGGTCCGCCAAGACCACCGACCCCGACTCAATGATACTTCCTTTCCAGATGCTCCTCCTTATGACGCTCCTTTCGCTTGCGCCTTACATTCTTGTGATGACCACGTCTTTTATCAGGGTGACCATGGTGCTCTCCTTCCTGAGGACGGCAATGGGAACGCAGCAGGTGCCTCCCACGCAGGTCCTCATGGGTCTTGCCCTTTTCATCACCTTCTATATCATGGCGCCTGTGGGCCAGGAGATCAACGAGAAGGCCGTCAAGCCCTTCAGCAAGAAGGAGATAAGCTGGAATGAGTTCATAGACAAGGCGTCAACACCCTTGAAGAAATTCATGCTCCGCAACTGCCGGGACAAGGACCTTGTGCTTTTCGTGAAGATGGCGCGCATCAAGAAGCTCAAGAACAAGGAGGCCACGCCTCTCTGGGTCCTTATCCCCGCCTTTGTGCTCTCAGAGATCAAGACCTCCTTTGAGATTGGCTTTCTCATCTACCTGCCCTTTCTTGTCGTGGATATGGTAGTGTCATGCATCCTCATGGCCATGGGTATGTTCATGCTCTCGCCCATGTCCATCAGTATGCCATTCAAGCTGCTGCTCTTCGTGCTCATCGATGGGTGGGATCTCGTAGTGGAAGGGTTATTGCGAAGTTTCAAATAA
- a CDS encoding flagellar biosynthetic protein FliO, with translation MMSHRAFVLHWAVAVALVLLSFTFALASSPTQEAAGPSPQAPVSSLPAASPETPSAEPSSPHATPSGEATEVNWLDEAEKGTPRDREIQGSFYHRIGLTIFALVVVSIVIYLFLRLVSMRRISIPSIGIQTKMIKVVERHLLQPQKALYLVDVAGKFVLIAVTDNQVEYLTDLEPSMVSERQKEIERDAAQPPAGNFVLPPALSFLNKLMLDKKNKEEAS, from the coding sequence ATGATGAGCCATCGCGCCTTTGTCCTCCACTGGGCTGTTGCAGTGGCCCTGGTGCTGCTTTCCTTTACCTTTGCCCTCGCCTCATCGCCGACGCAGGAAGCGGCCGGTCCCTCACCCCAGGCTCCCGTATCATCGCTCCCGGCAGCCTCGCCGGAGACTCCCTCCGCAGAGCCCTCCTCGCCCCATGCGACTCCCTCCGGAGAGGCAACCGAAGTGAACTGGCTCGACGAGGCCGAGAAAGGGACACCCCGCGACAGGGAGATCCAGGGAAGCTTCTACCACAGGATAGGGCTCACCATTTTCGCCCTCGTCGTCGTGAGCATCGTCATCTATCTCTTTCTGCGCCTTGTTTCCATGAGAAGAATATCTATCCCCTCGATAGGGATCCAGACAAAGATGATCAAGGTGGTGGAGCGCCACCTGCTGCAGCCCCAGAAGGCCCTTTACCTTGTGGATGTGGCGGGCAAGTTCGTGCTCATCGCCGTCACCGATAACCAGGTGGAATACCTGACGGACCTGGAGCCGTCAATGGTGAGTGAGCGGCAGAAGGAGATCGAAAGGGACGCGGCGCAGCCGCCCGCGGGGAATTTTGTGCTCCCCCCGGCTCTTTCCTTTCTCAACAAGCTGATGCTTGACAAGAAAAACAAGGAAGAGGCGTCTTAG
- the fliN gene encoding flagellar motor switch protein FliN gives MSSEGVYGKNGGQPTVRSVQFGQIEGGGAPGGAPSSIDLLKDVPLVVQAELGRTKMLVKEILKLGVNSVIELEKEAGEPVDVLVNNKMIARGEVVEIDGNFGVRITEILNR, from the coding sequence TTGAGTAGCGAGGGCGTATATGGGAAAAACGGCGGCCAGCCGACAGTGCGGTCAGTGCAGTTCGGGCAGATTGAGGGAGGGGGCGCCCCGGGCGGGGCACCGAGCAGCATCGACCTCCTCAAGGATGTGCCTCTCGTGGTGCAGGCCGAGCTGGGCAGAACCAAGATGCTCGTGAAGGAGATCCTGAAGCTCGGCGTCAACTCGGTGATAGAGCTTGAAAAGGAGGCGGGCGAGCCTGTCGATGTCCTTGTCAATAACAAGATGATTGCCCGCGGCGAGGTCGTTGAGATTGACGGAAACTTCGGCGTGAGGATCACCGAGATCCTTAACCGGTAG
- a CDS encoding FliM/FliN family flagellar motor switch protein: protein MRDKDPASFDDVMRATGGASRPGQYGKADRYDFKKGEKLTNDQERFAKQIFGTFAENMMIHLGTLLQARVQVELVSVRQRNYQSFINSLPDPTAIYVFRIDPETRGLLCLDFSLSFALLDRLMGGRGVPLEEVRSFTDLEKAVILKPISKILEGYTAAWKDVREFIPQFLEMDFNPMAVHIVTPSEMMVVISFQAYIAQARGAIDLCVPFRHLKDSIPRSSFDEFLISKPTTTTQASSPSVTPIFARGIEAAKVPVVVELGKAELMFQDLLYLEVGDCIKLDVEVTSPLKVKINEKTKFLGRPGTKDNRMSVQITKVVGEGDEEFE, encoded by the coding sequence TTGCGAGACAAGGATCCGGCCTCCTTTGATGACGTCATGCGCGCCACAGGGGGGGCCTCCAGGCCAGGGCAGTACGGGAAGGCAGACCGTTACGATTTTAAAAAAGGTGAGAAGCTCACCAATGACCAGGAGCGGTTTGCCAAGCAGATATTTGGAACCTTTGCGGAAAACATGATGATTCACCTGGGCACGCTCCTTCAGGCCCGTGTCCAGGTTGAGCTTGTAAGTGTCAGGCAGAGAAATTACCAGTCCTTTATCAATTCCCTGCCCGATCCGACGGCGATTTACGTGTTCAGGATAGATCCTGAGACACGGGGACTCCTGTGCCTTGATTTCTCCCTGAGCTTTGCCCTTTTAGACAGGCTCATGGGGGGAAGAGGCGTCCCCCTCGAGGAGGTGCGCTCCTTTACTGACCTTGAAAAGGCGGTGATACTGAAGCCTATCTCCAAGATACTCGAGGGCTACACGGCAGCATGGAAGGATGTGAGGGAGTTTATCCCGCAGTTCCTGGAGATGGACTTTAACCCCATGGCAGTCCATATCGTGACGCCCAGCGAAATGATGGTGGTGATCAGCTTCCAGGCCTATATCGCCCAGGCAAGGGGGGCCATCGATCTCTGCGTCCCCTTCCGCCACCTCAAGGACAGCATTCCCCGTTCCAGCTTTGATGAGTTCCTTATATCCAAGCCCACCACCACGACGCAGGCTTCCTCCCCCTCGGTGACACCCATCTTCGCCCGGGGAATCGAGGCGGCGAAAGTCCCCGTCGTAGTGGAACTCGGAAAGGCCGAGCTCATGTTCCAGGATCTCCTCTACCTGGAGGTGGGGGACTGCATCAAGCTCGACGTGGAGGTCACTTCGCCCCTCAAGGTGAAGATCAACGAGAAAACAAAGTTTCTTGGCCGTCCCGGCACGAAGGACAACAGGATGTCAGTGCAGATAACCAAAGTTGTTGGCGAAGGAGATGAAGAATTTGAGTAG
- a CDS encoding flagellar hook basal-body protein yields MFDMNNQASNIMNNQQMMNTYFNNLQNQFTPGFKAEAVNFNDLMGSTGSSGKAKKKQNSIIFTQGAISQTGRMYDLAINGSGFFNLSDGVNTHFSRDGRFVPSAEGKLVHEASGMKAKAFKLDAQGNISGGLTDIDMSLDPATQKFMGQYDNFSFDSSGKMYGERTISDPVTGQQVKETVPIYQMALSSFANPSGLTRSGTTTFSESETSGKAVQGVSGQGALGQVVPNSVELANVDYAQQAAAIGMAKINYNANFAAFRAMDKLLEQAIQLVK; encoded by the coding sequence ATGTTTGACATGAACAACCAGGCCAGCAATATCATGAACAACCAGCAGATGATGAATACCTATTTCAACAATCTGCAGAACCAGTTCACCCCCGGCTTCAAGGCCGAGGCCGTCAATTTCAACGATCTGATGGGATCCACCGGGAGCTCGGGCAAGGCCAAGAAGAAACAGAACAGCATCATCTTTACCCAGGGCGCCATCTCCCAGACAGGCCGCATGTATGACCTCGCCATCAACGGGAGCGGTTTCTTCAACCTGTCTGACGGCGTGAACACCCATTTCAGCCGCGACGGCCGCTTCGTGCCCTCGGCAGAGGGCAAGCTTGTCCACGAGGCTTCAGGAATGAAAGCGAAAGCCTTCAAGCTCGATGCCCAGGGGAATATCTCGGGCGGCCTCACCGACATCGACATGAGCCTTGACCCCGCCACGCAGAAGTTCATGGGCCAGTACGACAACTTCAGCTTTGACAGCTCGGGCAAGATGTACGGCGAGCGCACCATCAGCGATCCCGTCACGGGCCAGCAGGTGAAGGAGACAGTGCCCATCTACCAGATGGCCCTCTCAAGCTTCGCCAACCCTTCGGGCCTTACCCGCTCCGGCACCACCACCTTCTCCGAGTCGGAGACCTCCGGCAAGGCCGTGCAGGGCGTGTCGGGCCAGGGAGCCCTGGGACAGGTGGTACCGAACAGCGTCGAGCTTGCCAATGTGGATTATGCCCAGCAGGCAGCGGCGATCGGTATGGCCAAGATCAATTACAACGCCAATTTCGCCGCTTTCAGGGCGATGGACAAACTGCTGGAACAGGCCATCCAGCTTGTGAAATAA
- a CDS encoding flagellar hook-length control protein FliK, producing the protein MDNNMIGSIHNTKAREAKGKTRDGGTDEDVELFSQLLEERTQKIDRDVKEPSQEEIYSDKREKEKADASEELKKAQGKAGKLSASKEALYHLASTDRSTLSLSQKSAMGLSSEGLPKGMAADEFSSLMSSRHMKMDDLSPSDRASLASKGSRGEVEKFLDTLVKEKGKVSREGAKTGAPGAPVTQEGPREATEAGTGVAAKTEESDAAERSVKREEVIKQIIEHVELRNIGNRTELTIKMNPQFLGALRLKLSLDGEKVSAEFHTESKLVRQALEESQEELTGALEKNGIKVGKVKINLVEELS; encoded by the coding sequence ATGGATAACAACATGATCGGCTCAATCCACAATACAAAGGCGCGGGAGGCCAAAGGCAAGACCCGTGACGGGGGAACCGACGAGGACGTGGAGCTTTTCTCGCAGCTTCTCGAGGAGCGCACGCAGAAGATTGACCGCGACGTCAAGGAGCCCTCGCAGGAGGAGATATATTCCGACAAGCGCGAGAAGGAGAAGGCCGATGCCAGCGAGGAGCTGAAAAAAGCCCAGGGGAAAGCGGGGAAGCTCTCCGCTTCGAAGGAGGCCCTCTACCACCTGGCGTCAACGGACCGCTCGACCCTCTCGCTCTCCCAGAAGAGTGCCATGGGCCTCTCTTCCGAGGGGCTGCCCAAGGGGATGGCAGCCGACGAGTTCAGCAGCCTGATGTCCTCCCGGCATATGAAGATGGATGACCTCTCCCCCTCGGACCGCGCCTCCCTTGCCTCCAAGGGCTCCAGGGGCGAGGTGGAGAAATTCCTTGACACCCTTGTGAAGGAAAAGGGGAAGGTTTCCCGCGAGGGGGCAAAGACGGGCGCTCCAGGAGCCCCTGTCACTCAGGAGGGCCCGAGAGAGGCCACTGAGGCCGGCACCGGGGTTGCCGCGAAAACGGAGGAATCAGATGCCGCCGAGCGGAGCGTGAAGCGCGAAGAGGTGATAAAGCAGATCATCGAGCATGTCGAGCTCAGGAATATAGGGAACAGGACAGAGCTCACCATCAAGATGAACCCCCAGTTCCTGGGCGCTCTCAGGCTCAAGCTCTCGCTTGACGGCGAGAAGGTCTCGGCGGAGTTTCACACCGAGTCCAAGCTCGTGCGCCAGGCCCTCGAGGAGTCCCAGGAGGAGCTCACGGGGGCCCTCGAAAAGAACGGGATCAAGGTGGGGAAAGTGAAGATCAATCTCGTGGAAGAGCTTTCCTGA
- a CDS encoding lytic transglycosylase domain-containing protein, whose protein sequence is MSIYERMSSINLRMQAIQSHFGTMNLNSVPNLGGVGNLQGGPPCLNPPSTLTFEQILASKMGGTAGCTGPSQAPYSGSEKDFEGIVKDASSQFGVDEDLIRAVIRQESGFNPGVRSKAGAMGLMQLMPETAKDLGVANAMDARENVFGGVKYLKQLLDRYDGNTTKALAAYNAGPGNVDHYGGVPPFQETQHYVENILSMYGEYKKKS, encoded by the coding sequence ATGTCAATCTATGAACGGATGTCATCGATCAATCTGAGGATGCAGGCAATTCAGTCCCATTTCGGCACCATGAACCTGAACTCCGTGCCGAACCTGGGAGGCGTGGGGAATCTCCAGGGAGGGCCGCCCTGCCTGAATCCCCCCTCAACGCTCACTTTTGAGCAGATCCTGGCCTCAAAGATGGGGGGTACTGCCGGGTGCACCGGGCCTTCACAGGCGCCTTACAGCGGCTCCGAGAAGGATTTTGAAGGCATCGTGAAGGACGCTTCCTCGCAGTTTGGCGTCGATGAGGACCTCATAAGGGCCGTCATCCGCCAGGAGTCGGGCTTCAACCCTGGCGTACGCTCCAAGGCGGGTGCCATGGGGCTCATGCAGCTCATGCCCGAGACGGCGAAGGATCTGGGCGTCGCCAATGCGATGGACGCGAGGGAGAACGTCTTCGGCGGTGTCAAGTACCTGAAGCAGCTGCTGGACCGTTATGACGGCAATACGACCAAGGCGCTCGCCGCTTACAACGCGGGGCCGGGGAATGTTGACCACTACGGCGGCGTGCCTCCCTTCCAGGAGACGCAGCATTATGTCGAGAACATTCTCTCCATGTACGGGGAGTATAAGAAGAAGAGCTAA
- the fliJ gene encoding flagellar export protein FliJ — MGRKRFRFKLQSVLEIKVKMEDEEKKKLADLVQLQAREEQVLQHLQHTRQQRILEFKEKQGTGGIDVTELQMYAYTIEKLKNDIINQQLRLREIAIKVEEQRQALIKATQEKKIYEKLKEKQQQVFTDEEEYEEKKLIDELATIKFAREKI, encoded by the coding sequence ATGGGGAGAAAAAGGTTCAGGTTCAAGCTCCAGAGCGTGCTGGAGATCAAGGTGAAAATGGAGGACGAGGAAAAGAAAAAGCTCGCCGACCTCGTGCAGCTCCAGGCCCGTGAGGAGCAGGTCCTCCAGCACCTCCAGCACACAAGGCAGCAGAGAATACTGGAATTCAAGGAGAAGCAGGGCACGGGGGGAATCGACGTGACGGAGCTCCAGATGTACGCTTACACCATCGAGAAGCTCAAGAACGACATCATCAACCAGCAGCTCCGCCTGAGGGAGATTGCCATCAAGGTCGAGGAGCAGCGCCAGGCCCTCATCAAGGCCACGCAGGAGAAGAAGATATATGAGAAGCTCAAGGAAAAGCAGCAGCAGGTCTTCACCGACGAGGAGGAATACGAGGAGAAAAAGCTCATTGACGAGCTTGCGACGATAAAATTTGCCCGTGAGAAGATATGA
- the fliI gene encoding flagellar protein export ATPase FliI, with protein sequence MQQLDQFKIDFAPYYNALDTTPLVKMHGKVTQVIGLTIESEGPQVQVGELCHIFKKGTLDPVRSEVVGFKANKVLLMPIDDMAGIGPGCEVRATGRSLTVKVGPKLLGRILDGLGNPIDSKGPIEYEEEYSIYNNPPNPFTRPSIKDPLSLGVRAIDSLLTFGKGQRVGIFAGSGVGKSTTLGMIARNTTADINVLALVGERGRELRDFIEKDLGEKGLARSVVVVATSDLPALVRMKGAFVGTTVAEYFRDKGRDVMLMMDSVTRFAMAQREVGLAIGEPPATKGYTPSVFALLPKLLERTGTSKDGSITAIYTVLVEGDDMNEPIADTVRSILDGHIVLSRKIAHENRYPAIDVLQSVSRLFTAVAKKDHREAAGRLRDVLSTYKDNEDLINIGAYKDGSNPKVDYAKAMIDRVYAFLKQGVDEPANYEDTINTMKHLMGVE encoded by the coding sequence ATGCAGCAGCTGGACCAGTTCAAAATTGATTTCGCGCCTTATTACAATGCGCTCGACACGACGCCCCTCGTGAAGATGCACGGGAAGGTGACGCAGGTCATCGGCCTCACCATCGAGTCAGAGGGGCCCCAGGTGCAGGTCGGTGAGCTCTGCCATATTTTCAAAAAGGGGACTCTTGACCCGGTAAGGTCTGAAGTGGTGGGATTCAAGGCCAATAAGGTCCTTCTGATGCCCATCGACGACATGGCCGGCATCGGCCCCGGCTGCGAGGTGAGGGCCACGGGGCGCTCCCTCACCGTCAAGGTGGGACCCAAGCTCCTGGGGCGCATTCTGGACGGCCTGGGGAACCCCATCGACAGTAAGGGGCCCATTGAGTATGAAGAGGAGTACTCAATCTACAACAACCCGCCAAATCCCTTCACGAGACCCTCTATCAAAGACCCTCTCTCCCTGGGAGTGAGGGCCATTGACTCACTTCTCACCTTCGGCAAGGGCCAGCGTGTCGGTATCTTTGCAGGCTCCGGCGTGGGAAAGTCCACAACCCTCGGCATGATTGCAAGAAACACCACCGCCGATATCAACGTGCTCGCCCTTGTGGGTGAGCGCGGAAGAGAGCTCCGCGACTTTATTGAGAAAGACCTGGGTGAGAAGGGCCTCGCGCGCTCCGTCGTCGTGGTGGCCACTTCAGACCTGCCGGCACTTGTCCGTATGAAGGGAGCCTTCGTGGGGACCACCGTAGCCGAGTATTTCCGCGACAAAGGGCGCGACGTGATGCTGATGATGGACTCCGTGACACGCTTTGCCATGGCGCAGCGCGAGGTCGGTCTCGCAATCGGCGAGCCTCCCGCCACGAAGGGCTACACGCCCTCGGTGTTTGCCCTCCTGCCGAAGCTCCTTGAGCGGACAGGCACCTCGAAGGACGGGTCCATTACGGCAATCTACACGGTCCTCGTCGAAGGCGACGACATGAATGAGCCCATCGCCGACACGGTGCGCTCCATCCTGGACGGCCACATCGTGCTCTCCAGGAAAATTGCCCATGAGAACAGATATCCCGCCATTGACGTGCTGCAGAGCGTATCCCGTCTTTTCACGGCCGTTGCGAAGAAGGATCACCGGGAAGCGGCGGGGAGGCTCCGCGATGTGCTTTCCACTTACAAGGATAATGAGGATCTCATCAATATCGGCGCTTACAAGGACGGCTCAAATCCCAAGGTGGACTACGCAAAAGCCATGATAGACAGGGTGTATGCGTTCCTGAAGCAGGGAGTTGATGAGCCTGCGAATTACGAAGACACCATCAACACGATGAAGCACCTGATGGGCGTGGAGTAA
- a CDS encoding FliH/SctL family protein gives MGLIKQHKITTEGAADKAPPSGLSPAKSGILKGGTYSTFTPPGVADDASSASPAGIEEPKPAVAQPQAPQKAREPVKDEEATPLIEEAPVEPPPPPPPQPQMDKIIIEEAEKKAEEIIKKARAEAKKLIEETKLYSQSAFSQAERDGLQKGKEDGFEAGREEMSNLIREAKNVLEQAMKERELLLRSIEPEVAKLAIRIAEKIIKLQLETDPEIVVSMIRAALETVKQRDEVIIKVNQEDYEYAKGKKDIFACMVEGLKTLDIIVDPGVDRGGCIIETNLGNADARIVTQIHTLELAFEKVEKDKNDAAAGPVQN, from the coding sequence GTGGGTCTTATCAAGCAACACAAGATAACCACCGAGGGAGCCGCCGACAAGGCCCCCCCTTCCGGCTTATCCCCAGCGAAATCAGGCATTCTCAAGGGAGGGACTTACTCAACCTTTACTCCCCCCGGCGTTGCCGATGACGCTTCTTCAGCATCGCCTGCCGGCATCGAGGAGCCCAAGCCCGCCGTTGCCCAGCCCCAGGCGCCGCAGAAGGCCAGGGAGCCTGTCAAGGACGAGGAAGCCACGCCCCTTATCGAGGAGGCACCCGTGGAGCCTCCCCCGCCGCCTCCGCCCCAGCCCCAGATGGATAAGATCATCATCGAGGAGGCCGAGAAAAAGGCCGAGGAGATCATCAAGAAGGCCCGTGCTGAGGCAAAGAAGCTCATCGAGGAGACAAAGCTTTACAGCCAGTCGGCCTTCTCGCAGGCCGAGCGCGACGGCCTCCAGAAGGGGAAGGAAGACGGCTTTGAAGCGGGGCGCGAGGAGATGAGCAACCTCATCAGGGAGGCAAAGAATGTCCTGGAGCAGGCCATGAAGGAGCGTGAGCTTCTCCTTCGCTCCATTGAGCCCGAAGTGGCCAAGCTCGCCATAAGGATAGCCGAGAAGATCATCAAGTTGCAGCTTGAGACAGACCCCGAGATCGTGGTGAGCATGATCCGGGCTGCCCTCGAGACGGTGAAGCAGCGTGACGAAGTGATTATCAAGGTGAACCAGGAGGATTACGAGTACGCCAAGGGCAAGAAAGACATCTTTGCCTGCATGGTGGAAGGCCTGAAGACCCTTGACATAATCGTCGATCCCGGCGTGGACCGCGGCGGCTGCATCATCGAGACCAACCTGGGGAACGCCGATGCAAGGATTGTCACGCAGATCCATACCCTTGAGCTTGCCTTTGAAAAGGTGGAAAAGGACAAGAACGATGCAGCAGCTGGACCAGTTCAAAATTGA
- the fliG gene encoding flagellar motor switch protein FliG, which produces MTTSSLSAKQKAAILLVSLPPDVSAQIFKEFGPEEVQAISLEISKLPQISQDMRAKVIEEFLTTSDIPGLREQAAQMGSFPTQAVPAAATRRVGGGFTTRDTRGGARQRPLDFLRNVDPRQLLALVRKEHPQTIALVLSHLQASQASAVISELPSHMQTEVARRLAEIGRIAPEVIQEVEKVLESRLYSIVEGEAFGDADGKEALVEILSQSDRSTEEKIITGLTKKSPHLASDIKNKLCDFEDLNNIDDNSLQQVLRLTDIRDLVLALKGANRELSERIYNCMTPEVSKALRDDVDSLGSVPWEEIKAAQQQIRNILRGLVTLGKVKFR; this is translated from the coding sequence ATTACCACCTCCAGTCTTTCGGCAAAACAAAAGGCGGCAATACTTCTTGTCTCCCTGCCTCCAGATGTATCGGCGCAGATTTTTAAGGAGTTCGGTCCGGAAGAAGTTCAGGCAATAAGCCTCGAGATATCGAAGCTCCCCCAGATATCGCAGGATATGCGGGCGAAGGTGATTGAGGAGTTCCTCACCACCTCTGACATACCGGGTCTTCGCGAGCAGGCGGCCCAGATGGGAAGTTTCCCCACCCAGGCAGTGCCTGCCGCGGCTACAAGGCGTGTCGGTGGTGGATTCACCACGAGGGACACGAGGGGGGGAGCAAGGCAGCGTCCTCTGGATTTTCTCAGGAACGTGGACCCCAGGCAGCTGCTTGCCCTTGTGAGGAAAGAGCATCCCCAGACCATTGCCCTTGTGCTCTCCCATCTGCAGGCGTCCCAGGCCTCTGCCGTCATCTCGGAGCTTCCTTCCCACATGCAGACCGAGGTGGCGCGGCGGCTTGCCGAGATAGGGAGGATCGCCCCTGAAGTGATCCAGGAGGTGGAGAAGGTGCTGGAGAGCCGCCTCTACTCCATCGTGGAGGGAGAGGCCTTCGGTGATGCTGACGGGAAAGAGGCCCTCGTGGAGATCCTGAGCCAGTCTGACCGCTCCACCGAGGAGAAGATCATCACGGGCCTCACCAAGAAGAGCCCGCACCTTGCGAGCGACATTAAAAACAAGCTCTGCGATTTCGAGGATCTCAACAACATAGACGACAACTCGCTCCAGCAGGTCCTCCGCCTCACCGATATAAGGGATCTTGTGCTGGCCCTCAAGGGTGCCAACAGGGAGCTTTCAGAAAGGATATATAACTGCATGACGCCGGAAGTGTCCAAGGCCCTCCGCGACGACGTGGATTCCCTGGGCTCGGTGCCCTGGGAGGAAATCAAGGCGGCGCAGCAGCAGATCCGCAATATCCTGCGGGGGCTTGTGACCCTCGGCAAGGTGAAATTCCGCTAG